In one window of Rhinopithecus roxellana isolate Shanxi Qingling chromosome 15, ASM756505v1, whole genome shotgun sequence DNA:
- the LOC104664763 gene encoding RNA-binding protein 4B isoform X2, with amino-acid sequence MVKLFIGNLPREATEQEIRSLFEQYGKVLECDIIKNYGFVHIEDKTAAEDAIRNLHHYKLHGVNINVEASKNKSKASTKLHVGNISPTCTNQELRAKFEEYGPVIECDIVKDYAFVHMERAEDAVEAIRGLDNTEFQGRIIAD; translated from the exons ATGGTGAAGCTGTTCATCGGAAACCTGCCCCGGGAGGCCACAGAGCAGGAGATTCGCTCTCTTTTCGAACAGTATGGGAAGGTGCTGGAATGTGACATAATTAAGAACTATGGCTTTGTGCACATAGAAGACAAGACGGCAGCTGAGGATGCCATACGCAACCTGCACCATTACAAGCTTCATGGGGTGAACATCAACGTGGAAGCCAGCAAGAATAAGAGCAAAGCTTCAACCAAGTTACACGTGGGTAACATCAGCCCCACTTGTACCAACCAAGAGCTTCGAGCCAAGTTTGAGGAGTATGGTCCGGTCATCGAATGTGACATCGTGAAAGATTATGCCTTCGTACACATGGAGCGGGCAGAGGATGCAGTGGAGGCCATCAGGGGCCTTGACAACACAGAGTTTCAAG GTAGGATAATTGCGGACTGA
- the LOC104664763 gene encoding RNA-binding protein 4B isoform X1, which produces MVKLFIGNLPREATEQEIRSLFEQYGKVLECDIIKNYGFVHIEDKTAAEDAIRNLHHYKLHGVNINVEASKNKSKASTKLHVGNISPTCTNQELRAKFEEYGPVIECDIVKDYAFVHMERAEDAVEAIRGLDNTEFQGKRMHVQLSTSRLRTAPGMGDQSGCYRCGKEGHWSKECPVDRTGRVADFTEQYNEQYGAVRTPYTMGYGESMYYNDAYGALDYYKRYRVRSYEAVAAAAAASAYNYAEQTMSHLPQVQSTTVTSHLNSTSVDPYDRHLLPNSGAAATSAAMAAAAATTSSYYGRDRSPLRRAAAMLPTVGEGYGYGPESELSQASAATRNSLYDMARYEREQYVDRARYSAF; this is translated from the exons ATGGTGAAGCTGTTCATCGGAAACCTGCCCCGGGAGGCCACAGAGCAGGAGATTCGCTCTCTTTTCGAACAGTATGGGAAGGTGCTGGAATGTGACATAATTAAGAACTATGGCTTTGTGCACATAGAAGACAAGACGGCAGCTGAGGATGCCATACGCAACCTGCACCATTACAAGCTTCATGGGGTGAACATCAACGTGGAAGCCAGCAAGAATAAGAGCAAAGCTTCAACCAAGTTACACGTGGGTAACATCAGCCCCACTTGTACCAACCAAGAGCTTCGAGCCAAGTTTGAGGAGTATGGTCCGGTCATCGAATGTGACATCGTGAAAGATTATGCCTTCGTACACATGGAGCGGGCAGAGGATGCAGTGGAGGCCATCAGGGGCCTTGACAACACAGAGTTTCAAG GCAAAAGAATGCATGTGCAGTTGTCTACAAGCCGGCTTCGGACTGCCCCTGGGATGGGAGACCAGAGTGGCTGCTATCGGTGTGGGAAAGAAGGGCACTGGTCCAAAGAGTGCCCAGTAGATCGTACGGGTCGTGTGGCAGACTTTACTGAGCAGTATAATGAACAATATGGAGCAGTTCGCACACCTTACACCATGGGCTATGGGGAATCCATGTATTACAACGATGCATATGGAGCACTCGACTACTATAAGCGATACCGGGTCCGCTCTTATGAGGCAGTAGCAGCAGCGGCAGCGGCTTCTGCATACAACTACGCAGAGCAGACCATGTCCCATCTGCCTCAAGTCCAAAGCACAACTGTGACCAGCCACCTCAACTCTACTTCTGTTGATCCCTACGACAGACACCTATTGCCAAACTCTGGCGCTGCTGCCACTTCAGCTGCTATGGCTGCTGCTGCGGCCACCACTTCCTCCTACTATGGAAGGGACAGGAGCCCCCTGCGTCGTGCTGCAGCCATGCTCCCCACGGTTGGAGAGGGCTACGGTTATGGGCCAGAGAGTGAGTTATCTCAGGCTTCAGCAGCTACACGGAATTCTCTGTATGACATGGCCCGGTATGAACGGGAGCAGTATGTGGACCGAGCCCGGTACTCAGCCTTTTAA